In Janthinobacterium agaricidamnosum NBRC 102515 = DSM 9628, the DNA window CCAATATTTTAAATTTAGGCAACTGAATTGAAATACAGGAATATTTTTCTTTAAGTAATTTTCTGATTACTCCGGCCGCGGCGCTTCTTCCGTCAATTCTGGCGGCTCAGGCAATTCCGCAGGCGGCGGCGCCAGTTTTTTGCGTTGGAACGGCTTGCGCAGCAAGACCCAGTATCGATTGTCTTTCTTCCGGTTGCGGAACAAATGCACGCCCAGGCCGATCAATAGCAACAGCAAGACCGCGCCCAGCGCCAGCCAGGCCATCGGGCTGAACCAGCCGGCGGACGCCTTCTTTTCCACATGCGGCGGCTTTTTCAACGCTGGCGGCTTCAACGGCGCCGGCGGTTCGACCATGGCCACTGGCGGCGCCGCCAACGCATGCTGCAATACCTTGACCTTGCCTTCCAGCTCCGCCAGCTTGCTGGCCAGCGCGGCATTCCCGGCATCCAGCGCGGCGCATTGCGGGCCGCTATCGGCAGCCGCCTGCGGACCGCAAGTGGCCGGGGCGGGCTGGCGCGGAGGCGGCGCCGGCCTGGCCACCGGCGGCTTCGGTGCGGCAGCTTCAGCAGTCGGAGCAACAGCGGCAGCAGGCACGGTCCTGGCGGGCAAAGCAACGCGCGCCTTGGCGGCCGGCACGGCGGGATCGCGCGCCGGTGCCGCTGCGGCCACAGCAGGCGGCACGGGTAATGGCTGCGGTAGCGGCGGCGCTGGCGGCGCGGGATTGGCGCTCAAGCCGAGCGTGGCGATGCGCACCTTGCTGCGCCCGCCCGCGCTCAACTCCAGGAACACATGCAGATAGGTGGCATCGATGCGCTTGCGCGACGTCAGATGCAGAAATTGTTTTGCTCCGCGCTGGACGATGCTGATATCGACGCCGTCGAGCGCCGGATTCCTCGCGATATTGGCGCCGCGATACACATCCGGCGACGCCACGCGCACCCGCAAGCCATTGATGTCATCGGC includes these proteins:
- a CDS encoding type IV pilus assembly protein FimV, coding for MHRSIFFGLTRRTGAILLAASLCAVAGGAVEAAELGDITVLSYIGQPLTADIELTALAADDINGLRVRVASPDVYRGANIARNPALDGVDISIVQRGAKQFLHLTSRKRIDATYLHVFLELSAGGRSKVRIATLGLSANPAPPAPPLPQPLPVPPAVAAAAPARDPAVPAAKARVALPARTVPAAAVAPTAEAAAPKPPVARPAPPPRQPAPATCGPQAAADSGPQCAALDAGNAALASKLAELEGKVKVLQHALAAPPVAMVEPPAPLKPPALKKPPHVEKKASAGWFSPMAWLALGAVLLLLLIGLGVHLFRNRKKDNRYWVLLRKPFQRKKLAPPPAELPEPPELTEEAPRPE